The proteins below are encoded in one region of Chryseobacterium wanjuense:
- a CDS encoding OmpP1/FadL family transporter, which yields MKKILVSTALLAGVLSYAGGFRVSLQGVRQLAMAHTSAHAEDASVAFFNPAGMSFIPSKLSIAAGGFGASNKITFQNLNTLQSTETDNPMGTPIYAAIAYKPIDKLSVGFSFSTPFGSTIEWPNDWEGKEMVQKLELKAFYFQPMVSYKFNDWFAFGASYIYARGKVNWDRAVTQFGGELNLDSKASGHGYGFGFYFRPDPKLDVSIAYRSPVDMKAKKGKATFQFPSASIYPLLGLDASGTDDFKATLPLVEEYTIGLTYKITPKWLVSADFNYHGWERYSKLTLDFATAPVGNQADPTVSVSPKNFRNSKTFRLGTQYAFTNMIYGRLGAYYDESPYTDENFIPETPSFNTYVVTGGVGFKLKQFGVDIAGGYAMPQARDVKNANLGFYGQAKATAFYLGLGLSYNPF from the coding sequence ATGAAAAAAATATTAGTATCAACTGCATTGTTGGCAGGGGTCTTATCTTACGCAGGAGGCTTCAGAGTTTCTCTGCAAGGGGTAAGACAACTGGCAATGGCACATACCAGTGCGCATGCTGAAGATGCAAGTGTGGCATTCTTTAACCCTGCAGGTATGTCATTCATTCCTTCGAAACTAAGCATCGCTGCCGGAGGATTTGGAGCAAGCAATAAAATTACTTTTCAAAACCTGAACACTCTTCAAAGTACTGAAACGGATAACCCTATGGGAACGCCGATCTATGCTGCGATAGCTTATAAACCAATTGATAAATTATCGGTAGGGTTCAGTTTTTCGACACCTTTTGGTAGTACTATTGAATGGCCGAATGATTGGGAAGGGAAAGAAATGGTTCAAAAATTGGAGCTAAAGGCTTTCTATTTCCAACCAATGGTTTCTTATAAATTTAATGACTGGTTTGCTTTCGGGGCGAGCTATATTTATGCAAGAGGAAAAGTAAATTGGGATAGAGCCGTTACCCAATTCGGGGGCGAGCTTAATCTCGATAGCAAAGCAAGCGGACATGGTTACGGATTCGGGTTCTATTTCAGACCAGATCCGAAATTGGATGTGAGTATTGCTTACCGTTCTCCTGTTGACATGAAGGCTAAAAAAGGGAAAGCTACCTTCCAGTTCCCTTCAGCTTCTATTTATCCGCTATTAGGGTTAGATGCATCCGGAACAGACGACTTTAAGGCTACTTTACCTTTAGTAGAAGAATATACGATTGGTTTAACATACAAAATCACTCCGAAATGGTTGGTTTCTGCAGACTTCAACTATCATGGATGGGAAAGATACAGCAAACTGACGTTGGATTTTGCAACAGCTCCTGTTGGAAATCAGGCAGATCCTACAGTTTCAGTTTCACCTAAAAACTTCAGAAACTCTAAAACATTCAGATTGGGAACTCAATATGCATTCACAAATATGATCTACGGACGTCTTGGTGCTTATTATGATGAATCTCCTTATACTGATGAAAACTTTATCCCGGAAACTCCTTCTTTCAATACCTATGTGGTGACAGGTGGGGTTGGATTTAAATTAAAACAATTCGGAGTTGATATCGCAGGTGGATATGCAATGCCTCAGGCAAGAGATGTAAAAAATGCCAATCTTGGTTTCTACGGACAGGCTAAAGCTACGGCATTTTATTTAGGTCTAGGTTTATCTTATAACCCTTTTTAA